The nucleotide window CACTCAGGGACAATGAAGGAATTGGTGTTTTCTATTACGCTGGCCATGTGGTGCAATTTGAAGATGAAAACTACTTACTACCCATAGATACTACGCTGACTCGTATTGAGGATGTGCGTTATAAAACAGTCCCCCTAGGTAAGCTGCTGGGACAGATGAAGTTTGCTGGAAATCAGATCAATATCATCATTCTGGATGCCTGCTCACCCAACCCTTTTATCGAAGGGCTACAGGGTATCACTCCAGGAATGATGGAGATGAAAGCACCTGAAAATATACTCATTTCCTATGCGTGCACTCCTAATACACTTGCCAAAGAAAATGAATCTAAGGGTTTATTCACCTCGGTCCTCTTACAGCATATGAAAACTGTCCGTACCGGATTGAATGAGATCTTTGAACAGACGAGTGCTGATGTTGCGCAAAAAAGTGATGGCCAGCACATTCCTTGGTTTTCTTCATCTGTGAGTAAAGAGTTTTTCTTTGCTCCTAACAAAAATTTTTTAGAAGAACATGCGCCTAAACCTGTAGTTGTAAAAAATGAAGATTCAAATGAGCTAGAAGTAGAAAATTCTGACAATCAAACTGTTGCTGCTAATAAATCAGACAACCAAACCAACCAAAACGCTGAAATTGTCATAGAAGAATTAGCAATACCTCCGGATGATCAAAGAATTTTTCACCTCAAGAGGGCCTATGTCAATCAGCAACTGGCCAATCTCAATGCACTACTCAATGACGCTAGGGTGATTCCAATAGAGCAAGATGGTAAACCCTGGTTTATCTTTGATTTTGTTCGTGAAGGAAGTATCTACGAAAAGTTAGGACTGAAAAACAAAGATGTGATTGTGCAAATCAATGGCTTTACGGTGGATAGCCTGCCCAAAGCCCTTAAACTCTTTGAAGCCTTACAGCTGGAAGAAAAGATCACTCTACGAATCAAGCGTGAAGGTCAGCTGACCGACTTTCAATATTTTATCGACAACTAATTTCAAGTAGATCCCTTATGCAACTCAACCATTATGATACGCCTTGCCTGTGGGTTGACCTCGACATCATGGAGTCAAATATCCAGCACCTAGCCAGATACTTTAAGTCCCGAGGCTTGGAATGGCGGCCTCACACCAAGGGCATCAAGATTCCTGAAATCGCCAAGCTTGCGATCAATGCCGGAGCCTTTGGTGTCACTTGTGCCAAGTTGAGTGAGGCAGAGTTGATGACTGCAGCTGGAGTGAAAAACATCCTGATCGCCAATCAGGTCGTAGGAGAACAGAAGATCAAGCGGCTTTGTCAGCTTTCCAGAATCAATGAAATCATCGTGGCGGTCGACCACCTGGAAACCGTACAGTTGATGAATCAGATTGCTGAAAAGTTTGCTGTCACTCTGAATGTACTGCTAGAGATCAACACTGGAATGAACCGAGCGGGTCTGGATCCAGGTCAGCCTGTATTGGATTTTTACCAAGCAATCTGTGATTTGAAATTCATCCGAAACAGGGGCTTGATGGCTTGGGAAGGTCACACCACAACCATTGCAGATCCTGACGAAAAAGTACGTTCAATCTCTGCTTCTATGGAAAAACTGAGTGCGACCGTCTCTCTTTGCAGGGAGAATAGCATTCCCCTCGAAATCATCAGCGGTGGCGGCAGTGGGACCTACACCATCTCCTCCAACTTCAAGCTACTCACTGAAATTCAAGCTGGTGGGGTGATCTTCACGGATGTCGCCTACTCCAAGTGGGGCGCAGAGACTCGACCCTCGCTTTTTCTGAGAAGCCTTGTCACCAGTCGTCCTAGTCCCAAAAGAATCATCACAGACACGGGTTGGAAAACTCTTCCTGGCTGGTCAGTTGCTCCCAAACCACTCGGTGTGGATGCTGTGGACTCTGTCAGTTTTTCCTCTGAGCATGGAACGATTCATCTTGCCGAAGAAAACACTTCCTTAAGCCCGGGAGATCCGCTTGATTATATAGTGGGCTACGGTGACAACACCGTGTTCCTGCATGAACGTCTCTATGGTGTACGGAACGGAGAGGTTGAAACCATCTGGGAAGTCAAGGGAAGAGGGAAGTACACCTGATTGAGTCCATCGGTCACCGATCACAGAAACTTCAGACAACTTCATGCACCACAGGAATCGGTAGCGCCGAGCGACTACGTAACCAGCCCGTGATGCTCAGCCGTTCCCTTGTAGCTGGTAGCACCTCGTGCTCAATGTCTGCACTGCGAAAAAGCACCAATCGATTCCAGCTTGGTAACAGGTCCTGAGTGCTCCCCACCAAGTGTAGACGCAGCTGACCTCCTTCTTCAGAATGCCAGTCCGAATTGAGGTAGAAAACGGTAGAAACGGTACGTTCTGGAGCGTCCTGAAATCGATCCAGGTGTCGTTGATAGCAGGTTTGTGGGGGGTAGAGTGCATAGTGCGCTTCCTGCGTGATGAGGCTCAGGTATAGATGACGATTGAGCAGTTCCCGCAGTTCTTCTGAGCGGTACAGATAGGCCTGTTGAGCAACGGTGACTTGATCCGGATGCCACCAGTCGATCTGATCTCCTCGAATCCGCACCTGCTGCTCCTGGTGTCTTCGCCCGATGCTGGCCTGCCTGAATCTTCCAGCTTCCCAGCGTTGTCGGGCTTCCTCAGCCAAGGCCGATACAACTGGACCTTCCAACCAATTCTCACAGACCACCCAGCCCTGTTCCGCCAATTGGTCGGGCACTTGCTCCCACTGCTCCATTCGCACTCTCTGGAAAATACACGCTAGCCGTGAATTCTCCGTGGAGCGGGAAGTTCCCGTGAGAAGTCCGTGCTGTAACCATCGGATACAAAACACACTGCCGAAGTTTATGCGCTGATTTCGCAGGAGATTCAAGCTAGATTCGACCTGATTTGGAGGAAACGTATGCCTCAACTCCGCTCCATTCTTTCGGTTCCTGGACACTCCGCCAAAATGCAGGCCAAGGCTCTCCAGAGTACTGCTGACCTGGTGATGTTTGACTTGGAAGACAGCGTCGTGCTTGCAGAGAAAGAAGCCGCCCGTCAGCAAATCATCAATACCCTGCAGGATCTACCAGGGCGCCATCCCCGTTTGGCCCTGCGCTGCAACGGATTAGAGACTGCCTGGTTCTATCGAGATGTGATTAAAATCTTGGAAGCTGCTGTGGATCGGGTTTCCGTCTTGGTTATCCCCAAGGTCGAAAGCACAGGTGATGTGGCTTGTTTCAGCCGCTTACTGGATGGAATCGAACGACACACCAAAGCTCAGCAGACTATTCGCTTGCATGCTTGCATCGAAAGCCCCGCAGGCTTGGTGCAGTCCGAAGCAATTGCCGTAACCTCCTCACGTCTAGAAGCTTTGGTCTTTGGAATTGCGGACTACTCTCGTGCTATTGGCAGTCCGTTGGTTTCGCTCTCAGGTCATGGGGAAAACGAAGAAGCAGTTTATTCGGGCCATCGCTGGCACTACGTCCTGAGTCGCCTGGTCGCCGCTGCCAAGTCAGTAGGCCTACAAGCGATTGATGCACCCTATGGCAACTTTCGAGATATCACTGGACTGGAACAGTCCGCCACCCAGGCACGGGCTTTGGGCTGTGATGGCAAGTGGGCCATTCATCCAAAACAACTGGAGGTGATTCAACAGGTATTTTCCTCCACCACGGCAGAGCTTGAACTGGCACAGAGGATTTTGAAGGCTGCACAGGCAGCGGAAAAGCAGGGATTGGGTGCTGTAGCAGTCGATGGTAGAATGATCGATCAAGCCACAGTACAGCTAGCTAGAAGGGTTTTAGGAGTATAGCTGCCAATTATTAGGCAGGTAAATTAAAAGCGCACCACACAAGCCACTAATTATTTTTATGGAAGTCATTGTATCAAGCATAAAGCACAGTCGATATCACAAAGTTTAGTGATTTCTATCCTCATCGATAATGGTTCTGCGAGATGTTGAGCCTAGACAACACACACTGTGAGGCAAATTTTTGAGGTGGAATATGAAAACTATAGCCTTTCAAGGTGAACTTGGAGCT belongs to SAR324 cluster bacterium and includes:
- a CDS encoding caspase family protein; protein product: MAVPENMKHHASSLKKLENRILKSLSWKLGLMMKVAMHSRVLLLFILVTSLPYLSLAQQQDIANPEDDFSGQVYRQALVIENTSYQNTKDSPLSLTTPNQVSNKLQSIGFQVTALGNAKQRETEKAIRQFGRSLRDNEGIGVFYYAGHVVQFEDENYLLPIDTTLTRIEDVRYKTVPLGKLLGQMKFAGNQINIIILDACSPNPFIEGLQGITPGMMEMKAPENILISYACTPNTLAKENESKGLFTSVLLQHMKTVRTGLNEIFEQTSADVAQKSDGQHIPWFSSSVSKEFFFAPNKNFLEEHAPKPVVVKNEDSNELEVENSDNQTVAANKSDNQTNQNAEIVIEELAIPPDDQRIFHLKRAYVNQQLANLNALLNDARVIPIEQDGKPWFIFDFVREGSIYEKLGLKNKDVIVQINGFTVDSLPKALKLFEALQLEEKITLRIKREGQLTDFQYFIDN
- a CDS encoding alanine racemase, yielding MQLNHYDTPCLWVDLDIMESNIQHLARYFKSRGLEWRPHTKGIKIPEIAKLAINAGAFGVTCAKLSEAELMTAAGVKNILIANQVVGEQKIKRLCQLSRINEIIVAVDHLETVQLMNQIAEKFAVTLNVLLEINTGMNRAGLDPGQPVLDFYQAICDLKFIRNRGLMAWEGHTTTIADPDEKVRSISASMEKLSATVSLCRENSIPLEIISGGGSGTYTISSNFKLLTEIQAGGVIFTDVAYSKWGAETRPSLFLRSLVTSRPSPKRIITDTGWKTLPGWSVAPKPLGVDAVDSVSFSSEHGTIHLAEENTSLSPGDPLDYIVGYGDNTVFLHERLYGVRNGEVETIWEVKGRGKYT
- a CDS encoding 2OG-Fe(II) oxygenase — protein: MEQWEQVPDQLAEQGWVVCENWLEGPVVSALAEEARQRWEAGRFRQASIGRRHQEQQVRIRGDQIDWWHPDQVTVAQQAYLYRSEELRELLNRHLYLSLITQEAHYALYPPQTCYQRHLDRFQDAPERTVSTVFYLNSDWHSEEGGQLRLHLVGSTQDLLPSWNRLVLFRSADIEHEVLPATRERLSITGWLRSRSALPIPVVHEVV
- a CDS encoding CoA ester lyase, with protein sequence MPQLRSILSVPGHSAKMQAKALQSTADLVMFDLEDSVVLAEKEAARQQIINTLQDLPGRHPRLALRCNGLETAWFYRDVIKILEAAVDRVSVLVIPKVESTGDVACFSRLLDGIERHTKAQQTIRLHACIESPAGLVQSEAIAVTSSRLEALVFGIADYSRAIGSPLVSLSGHGENEEAVYSGHRWHYVLSRLVAAAKSVGLQAIDAPYGNFRDITGLEQSATQARALGCDGKWAIHPKQLEVIQQVFSSTTAELELAQRILKAAQAAEKQGLGAVAVDGRMIDQATVQLARRVLGV